The Paramisgurnus dabryanus chromosome 3, PD_genome_1.1, whole genome shotgun sequence genome includes a window with the following:
- the eftud2 gene encoding 116 kDa U5 small nuclear ribonucleoprotein component, with protein METDLYDEFGNYIGPELDSDEDDDLDADDRDAEEADEEEDDEDQAEGDEEGGGMEVVLHEDKKYYPTAEEVYGPEVETIVQEEDTQPLTEPIIKPVKSKRFTLMEQELPATVYDMEFLADLMDSSELIRNVTLCGHLHHGKTCFVDCLIEQTHPEICKRDDADLRYTDILFTEQERGVGIKSTPVTMVLPDSRGKSYLFNIMDTPGHVNFSDEVTSGVRLSDGIVLFIDAAEGVMLNTERLIKHAVQEKLAITICINKVDRLIVELKLPPTDAYYKLRHIVDEVNGLLSTYSTDESLVVSPLLGNVCFASSQYCICFTLGSFAKIYSDTYGDINYTEFSKRLWGDIYFNPKTRKFTKKAPNSNSQRSFVEFVLEPLYKILSQVVGDVDTSLPRVLDELGIHLTKEELKLNIKPLLRLVCNRFFGEFTGFVDMCVQHVPSPRGGAKAKIEHSYTGGLDSDLGETLSECDPDGPLMCHTTKMYSTDDGVQFHAFGRVLSGTLHAGQPVKVLGENYTLEDEEDSQICTVGRLWISVARYQIEVNRVPAGNWVLIEGCDQPIVKTATITEPRGNEEAQIFRPLKFNTASVIKIAVEPVNPSELPKMLDGLRKVNKSYPSLTTKVEESGEHVILGTGELYLDCVMHDLRKMYSEIDIKVADPVVTFCETVVETSSLKCFAETPNKKNKITMIAEPLEKGLAEDIENEVVQISWNRKKLGEFFQTKYDWDLLAARSIWAFGPDTTGPNILVDDTLPSEVDKALLGSVKDSIVQGFQWGTREGPLCDEPIRNVKFKILDAVIAQEPLHRGGGQVIPTARRVVYSAFLMATPRLMEPYYFVEVQAPADCVSAVYTVLARRRGHVTQDAPIPGSPLYTIKAFIPAIDSFGFETDLRTHTQGQAFALSVFHHWQIVPGDPLDKSIVIRPLEPQPAPHLAREFMIKTRRRKGLSEDVSISKFFDDPMLLELAKQDVVLNYPM; from the exons ATGGAGACAGATCTTTATGATGAGTTCGGTAACTATATTGGACCGGAGTTGGACTCTGATGAAGATGACGATTTAGATGCAGATGACCGGGATGCTGAGGAG GCAGATGAGGAGGAAGACGATGAAGATCAGGCAGAGGGTGATGAAGAAGGTGGTGGTATGGAAGTGGTTCTGCATGAGGATAAAAAGTACTATCCTACAGCCGAAGAGGTGTATGGTCCAGAGGTGGAGACCATTGTCCAGGAGGAAGATACACAGCCACTTACAG AGCCGATCATTAAACCTGTAAAATCAAAGCGGTTCACTCTGATGGAGCAGGAGCTTCCAGCTACAGTTTATGATATGGA ATTTCTTGCTGATTTAATGGACAGTTCGGAACTGATCAGAAATGTCACTTTATGTGGACACTTACATCATGGCAAG ACGTGCTTTGTGGACTGCCTTATTGAACAGACCCATCCTGAAATCTGCAAGAGAGATGATGCTGAT ttacGCTACACGGATATCCTTTTTACAGAGCAAGAG AGAGGAGTTGGCATTAAGAGTACCCCTGTGACCATGGTTCTGCCTGACTCTAGGGGAAAATCCTACCTCTTTAACATCATGGACACACCAG GACATGTAAATTTCTCTGATGAAGTGACGTCTGGGGTCAGACTCTCCGATGGCATTGTGCTTTTTATTGATGCGGCTGAAGGG GTGATGCTGAACACTGAGCGACTTATCAAACACGCAGTGCAGGAAAAGCTGGCCATCACTATCTGCATCAATAAAGTTGATCGTCTAATCGTCGAGCTAAAGCTGCCACCCACCGATGCCTATTACAAACTGCGCCACATTGTGGACGAGGTCAATGGCTTGCTAAG CACATACTCCACAGATGAATCTCTCGTTGTTTCTCCTTTGCTGGGGAACGTGTGTTTCGCATCTTCACAGTACTGCATCTGCTTCACCCTCGGCTCTTTTGCCAAAATTTATTCCGACACCTATG GTGACATTAACTACACAGAGTTTTCTAAGAGACTGTGGGGAGACATCTACTTCAACCCCAAAAC GAGGAAATTCACGAAAAAAGCCCCAAACAGCAACTCTCAGCGCAGCTTTGTCGAGTTTGTGTTGGAACCACTTTACAAGATTCTCTCACAG GTGGTTGGCGATGTAGATACATCTTTGCCCCGCGTCTTAGATGAGCTTGGCATTCATCTGACCAAAGAGGAATTGAAGCTTAACATCAAACCCCTGCTGCGCCTCGTCTGTAACCGGTTCTTTGGAGAGTTTACAG GCTTCGTGGACATGTGTGTGCAACACGTACCATCTCCTCGAGGAGGTGCCAAAGCCAAGATTGAGCACAGCTACACAGGTGGTTTGGACTCGGACCTCGGAGAGACATTGTCTGAATGTGATCCTGAT GGTCCACTGATGTGTCACACAACTAAGATGTACAGCACAGATGACGGCGTTCAGTTCCACGCATTCGGTCGAGTCTTGAGCGGAACCCTGCATGCGGGTCAGCCGGTAAAGGTGCTGGGTGAGAACTACACCCTGGAGGATGAGGAGGACTCGCAAATCTGCACTGTCGGACGCTTGTGGATCTCTGTTGCCAG ATATCAGATCGAGGTGAACCGTGTCCCTGCCGGTAACTGGGTTCTGATCGAGGGATGCGACCAGCCCATTGTTAAAACCGCCACTATCACTGAGCCACGTGGAAATGAAGAG GCTCAGATCTTCAGGCCGTTGAAGTTTAACACGGCATCAGTGATAAAGATAGCCGTGGAGCCGGTCAATCCCTCTGAACTGCCCAAGATGTTGGACGGACTCAGAAAAGTCAACAAGAGTTATCCTTCGCTCACCACTAAG GTGGAGGAATCAGGTGAACATGTGATTCTGGGCACAGGTGAGCTTTACCTGGACTGTGTCATGCACGACCTGCGAAAGATGTATTCTGAGATTGACATCAAG GTAGCTGATCCGGTGGTGACCTTCTGTGAGACGGTGGTTGAGACATCTTCCCTAAAGTGTTTTGCTGAAACGCCCAATAAAAA GAATAAGATCACTATGATTGCCGAGCCGTTGGAGAAGGGGCTTGCTGAAGACATTGAGAACGAGGTGGTGCAGATCTCGTGGAACAG GAAAAAATTGGGAGAATTCTTCCAGACCAAATACGACTGGGATTTGCTGGCAGCTCGTTCCATTTGGGCTTTTGGACCTGATACGACTGGGCCCAACATTTTAGTAGACGATACTTTGCCCTCTGAG GTGGATAAAGCTCTCCTTGGCTCAGTGAAGGACAGCATTGTGCAGGGTTTCCAGTGGGGCACACGGGAGGGTCCTTTGTGTGATGAAC CAATCCGGAATGTCAAGTTTAAGATCTTGGATGCTGTGATCGCACAGGAACCGTTACACAGAGGAGGAGGGCAGGTGATCCCAACAGCTCGCAGAGTCGTCTATTCTGCCTTCCTCATG GCCACGCCCAGGCTAATGGAACCCTATTACTTTGTGGAGGTTCAGGCCCCTGCTGACTGTGTTTCTGCTGTATACACTGTGCTGGCACGCAGGAG AGGTCATGTGACGCAGGACGCACCAATCCCAGGCTCCCCTCTCTACACCATCAAGGCTTTTATTCCTGCTATCGACTCATTTGGCTTTGAGACGGATCTTCGCACGCACACACAGGGCCAGGCGTTCGCGCTCAGTGTGTTTCACCACTGGCAG ATTGTTCCTGGTGATCCTCTGGATAAGAGTATTGTCATCCGTCCTCTAGAACCTCAACCCGCTCCTCATCTGGCCAGAGAGTTCATGATCAAAACCCGTAGGCGCAAG gGACTGAGTGAGGATGTCAGTATCAGCAAGTTCTTCGATGATCCTATGTTGTTGGAGTTGGCCAAACAGGACGTGGTTCTCAACTACCCAATGTGA